A genomic window from Motacilla alba alba isolate MOTALB_02 chromosome 2, Motacilla_alba_V1.0_pri, whole genome shotgun sequence includes:
- the MRPL53 gene encoding 39S ribosomal protein L53, mitochondrial: MASKVSLVLRPVKSIVVRFCPFEPNVESTRKFLQSIYHKKIQATNTNCEVTADVRHDGSEPVVDVMFVDGDRLIMKGAHLTTGEMLTALASRCNAKDLKEEQKSKKKNP; this comes from the exons ATGGCGTCCAAGGTGAGCCTGGTGCTGCGGCCGGTGAAGAGTATCGTGGTTCGATTCTGCCCCTTCGAGCCCAACGTGGAGAGCACCAG aaaatttctccaaagtatttaccataaaaaaatccaagctaCTAATACAAACTGTGAAGTGACTGCTGATGTGAGACATGATGGATCTGAACCAGTTGTAGATGTTATGTTTG TTGATGGAGATCGACTGATAATGAAGGGAGCCCACTTGACGACAGGGGAAATGTTAACAGCATTGGCATCCAGATGTAATGCAAAAGACCTtaaggaagaacagaaaagcaagaagaaGAATCCCTGA